The nucleotide window ATCCTGGACGAGGTCCAGACGGGCATGGGTCGAACGGGGACCTGGTTCGCCTATCAGCACTTCGGCATCACCCCCGACGTCCTCACTTGCGCCAAGGCCCTGGCGGGTGGAATCGCCGCAGGCGTGATGCTCGCTCGGACGGAGGTCGCGGCGGTCCTCAAGCCGGGGATGCACGCCTCGACGTTCGGCGGCAATCCGATCGCCTGTCGCGCGGGCCTCGCCACGATGGAGACCATCGAGGACGAAGGCCTGCTCGAACGGGGAACCGAGATCGGAGAGCGGTTCCGCAAGCACTTCGAGGCCTTCCGCCGCGAGATGCCCGACAAGATCAGCGACATCCGAATCCAGGGCGTGATGATCGGCCTCGACCTGACGTTCGACGCGACGAAGATCGTGTCTGAATGCCTCTCCCAGCGGTTGCTCATCAACGCGACCCACGGACACGTTGTCCGGCTGCTGCCGGCCCTGACCATCAGCGACGAACAGATCGACCAGGGCTGCGCGATCCTGGCCGACGTCTTGCGGGAGGCCAAGCCCTGAAAAGCTCCAAGAAACAGGCGCCGAAGCCCCCCGGGGTCGTGAACCGTCGCAACGGCGCGGCCCCGTCCGCGGACGGCAGCCCTCGCCTTCAACACTTTCTCGACCTCCGCGGGCTCGACCCAGAATCCGCCCGTCGCCTGCTCGACCGCGCCTCCGAACTGAAGGACGGCCGCCTCGGACCGGGTTGGACTCCTCCCCTTCAGGGACGGAGCCTCGGCCTCGTGTTCGAGAAGCCCTCGCTGCGTACTCGCGTGAGCTTCGAGACGGCCTTCACCCGGCTGGGTGGGAACTCGATCTTCCTGCGCGGCAAGGACGTCGGCATGGGCGTCCGCGAGAGCGTGGCCGACTTCGCCCGCGTCATCAGCCAGTACGTGGACGCTCTGGCGGTCCGCACCTTCGCGCACTCGACCCTCGAAGAGCTGGCCGAGTACGCCACGATCCCCGTCGTCAACGCCCTCTCCGACGACGCCCACCCGTGCCAGGCCATGGCCGACATGCTCACCCTCCTTGAGTTGAAGGGGAAGCTGGAAGGCGTCCGACTGGCCTTCATCGGCGACGGCAACAACGTGGCGATGTCATTGGCTGAGGCCGCCGCGCTGCTGGGCGTGGAGTTCGTCCTGGCCTGTCCTGAAAACTACAAGTACCCCGATTCATTTCGATCGGTGTACTCCAAACGCTTCCCCGACGTCCCCCTGCTCGTGACTCACGACCCCCGTGAGGCCGCCGAAGGCGCCGACGCTCTCTATTCCGACGTCTGGGCCAGCATGGGGCAGGAATCCGAGGCCGACCAGCGGCGCGAGATCTTCGCCCCCTTCCAGGTCGACGAGGAGTTGATGGCGGCCGCTCACCCCGACGCCGTCTTCCTTCACTGTCTGCCGGCCCACCGCGGCGAAGAGGTGACCTCGGGCGTGCTCGACGGCCCTCAGAGCCACGTCTTCCAGCAGGCCGCGAACCGGATGTACTTCCAGATGGCGCTGCTCGAATGGTTGGTGCAGGACCGTTCGGCCCAGGATCGCCTCAACTTCTGAATCGACGGAGCCTCGCCATGCCGCGCCGAGACGGCCGAAACGACAACGACCTTCGGCCGGTGACGATCGCGCCGGGCTTCGCGACCAACGCCGCGGGGAGCGTCCTCTACACTTGCGGCGGCACGACCGTGCTCGTCACGGCGCAGGTCGCTGAGGGAGTTCCCCCCTTCCTCGAAGGCAAGGGCGTCGGCTGGCTGACGGCTGAGTACGCGATGCTGCCGGGGAGCACGCCGACGCGGATCTCGCGCCGCACCGACGGCCGCGCCACGGAGATTCAGCGTCTGATCGGCCGGAGCCTCCGCGCGATCGTCGACCGCCAGGCCCTCGGCCCGTGGACGGTCAACGTGGACTGCGACGTCGTGAACGCCGACGGCGGCACCCGCACGGCAGCCATCACCG belongs to Paludisphaera rhizosphaerae and includes:
- the rph gene encoding ribonuclease PH, whose amino-acid sequence is MPRRDGRNDNDLRPVTIAPGFATNAAGSVLYTCGGTTVLVTAQVAEGVPPFLEGKGVGWLTAEYAMLPGSTPTRISRRTDGRATEIQRLIGRSLRAIVDRQALGPWTVNVDCDVVNADGGTRTAAITGAYVAVALGLRKRFGVEKASEILKDSVAAVSVGIVDGRPLLDLDYSEDSKAEVDSNVVRLGSGGLVEVQGTGEGGVFSRSQLDQLLDLAEAGIDRLGAIQREVLERA
- the argF gene encoding ornithine carbamoyltransferase gives rise to the protein MNRRNGAAPSADGSPRLQHFLDLRGLDPESARRLLDRASELKDGRLGPGWTPPLQGRSLGLVFEKPSLRTRVSFETAFTRLGGNSIFLRGKDVGMGVRESVADFARVISQYVDALAVRTFAHSTLEELAEYATIPVVNALSDDAHPCQAMADMLTLLELKGKLEGVRLAFIGDGNNVAMSLAEAAALLGVEFVLACPENYKYPDSFRSVYSKRFPDVPLLVTHDPREAAEGADALYSDVWASMGQESEADQRREIFAPFQVDEELMAAAHPDAVFLHCLPAHRGEEVTSGVLDGPQSHVFQQAANRMYFQMALLEWLVQDRSAQDRLNF